The genomic stretch CTGCGATTTCTGTTAGGTTTGAAGTTTGAATCCATCTATTTTCTTATAGTTTGCATTATGTTTGATTTTTTCTCTTTGTAACGAATTTTGCTGAATAATTTTTTAGGAAGGTTAGTCTGATGCACTTATCTAAGAAGTTTGGTCTGGATTATTGTTTTGGATATACGGGCTGATTGGTCGTTAATAATTGAATTCTATGTTGTTAATAACTGGTGTATTGCTTGCAGTGTGGATCAGGAAGATCAGTTGCTCCAATCAAAGCTGGTTTTGTAGCTCGCGTTGGCCGAAGAACTGCAGCGTCATGATTTGGCACTACTCAAATGCTACAACTCTGCTACACCTATTTGTTAGAGTGGGAGAATGTTCTGTCATGTAAGCTGATTCTGGAAGAGACGCAGGATATCAGTTCAGGTATGACTGATTGGAACGGTATCCATTATTTCACAATCAATAATACATCATTGAAATATTCTTTCTGTGTTAGCCGCATAATGTGCTTAACGTCCTTTCAATACCTACTCTGTTTTTGATGCATCAaggttattattattgttattaattacCGTTGTAGATGCGATTTTCTCCGGAGATTAACGAGGTATCGTGCTCTTCCTTTTACTCTTGCGTTCTATGTTTGCGGCAACGTGTACATCGGCATGCATCACATTGCTCATCGATATCGATCTTGGTAATTGTTATAgatctttatttctatttttttagatttataatGATAGATAAGTTGCAACTTTTCTGTTATATCATCTCCTGTAGGTAACTGTACATATTCAACAATTGTTAGATTGGACTCAATTCAAAGATATGTTGCAGCATCGAAGGAGACTGAGAAGTGGCTTATTCAATGGTGATATGAACGAATGTGAGAGATTTTATAAATACTATACTTAGTAGGTTATGAGCTATTGCTAAATGCCTTTGAAATTGCAAAGCAGAAGCTGAATGTTATGAGGTTATTTGAAGATACAGTGAATGCTAATGTTTAATTTGCAGCTAATGTTTAATTTGCAGGAACTAGGTGCACATAtgcgaggaggaggaggaggatttagTAGGAACTAAGCTTCACAATTTTATGTCGGCTCATCTCCGCCGAATAGACAGATATCTACATCCGATTAGCGTCGAACATATACGCTCTTCTTGAATTGCACTTTAATATATTTGGTTTTTTCTACTAATGTTTAGTATTGTCTTCTTGATTTCTGGCTATTGTACACGGTGTGGTTCGGTTGATGTGCTAGCATATTCTTTTTTTGTCTAACTTGGGTGCTGTGGTGTTTGCTCAATTTTGTTTGGTAGGTGCGGTTGGAGGAAATCATGAAGCCGACAATAATTCTTCCGGGGTACCTGTCATGTGCTGCAGTTATGAGGAGCAGTAGCCTTTGGTTCTATGCAATTGGCATTACAAAACCAATTGAATTTGGAGATGCATTGTATCGGTTTATGCACTGTTGCATCTGATCTTTTCGGAGTTATGTTTATATCAAGATTTTGATTGGTCTGGTGTGGGTGAATGATTTGGAAACAAATATGATAGTGAATGTAGCCTGTTTTGTCGGCAGACCAATGCAGTGATCATTTGAGATCAATCAAAGTCATGGTTCTGCATGTTGTCATTTAAATCTTAAATACAGACTTATTTTTTACTTCTGCCTGTATTTATAAAGGTATTTATAAAGTCACTAATTTATAAAGTTGAAGGGTCTGAATGGTtaaatatatatatcaaacagTTCATATATAAGAAAAGGGAACCATAATTTGACTATTTTCTGAAGTAATTATGATACTCTCATTCTCAGCAGTAAGACAAAAGGAATAATTTTATCTGATAAGTGATATATAAGAATAACGAACACTGTTTGAAATTAGTATAAATGCTAAAGGTATATTGTAtcacttccaaaaattcaagaaaattgaAGTCAAGACTAAAAGAAACTAGCTGCACAAGTACAATGGATTTACACTGAGTTTTTGATATGTTTATAGAACAATAGGATAACCTTTAATCTAGAACCTTTTAAGGAATTTGTACTCAACCAAAATTtaagattaaaaatataaatttttatttcaatGCAATATGATACTGCATATATGTTAACTACTATAAATATGTATGCATCTTAATAGTATACTTATTCTcaaaatatttatatgattttttatttgtcAACCACAtttgtactttttttttttgtctttttatacAATGTTATAATTTCTTTATGAACATTAGTTAGGATAATACATGGAAAGTGAGCTATATATTAAGAaaagattattaaaaaaatttattgatggtctattttaatattataattatttatatattaaatatttttaaatattcacataacaattaaaatatgaatatttgTATAAACGGGGAAAAGTGTTTTattgaaacaaatatttttataaattgaaaaaagtctactaataatacaaatatttttataattataaaaatatatattgatgatacaaatatttttataaatgacaatTTATATATGTTAAAAAATTGTGCGTACCCGATCAATACCCgtacgaacgcacgggtaacacaccagtaccgtgTGAACGCATAGATAACCTTATCAAAATCCCCGCGAACGCACGGGTATAATATATAAATGAATAATCCATATATtttagaattgattttttttgtacaaattatgtgtttaatagtttttttttaacaataatagtttttaaaaacttataCACTTATCTTCcagttcattttttttctttcttcaataatattttgatatttttactgATCACTATCACAATAATATGTtactattataattttttttactgatCACTATCACAACaatacttatttttttaattaaccattatttttatataagaaaatttactaTTATTAATTCAAATGTTTTTGTAATTGatactaataattttattttgaaattattttaatgttattgatgatcgaaatatttttttattaattatacattcaattattattttttcacgggtaccagacatttttttattaaaatatatatctaatataaatgcgcgtcccgtaccagaacccgtgcgaacgcacgggtttgtcaCTAGTTTTGTTCTAGTCTATATAGACTAAAGAATATTCTATAGAATATTCTCAATATACAAATATTATCTCTTTAACACCTTCAATAATCTATGCATGTTTTCCACCATATCATTGTTGAATACAACACTAACTATATCACCCACAATATCTAAGGTAAACCAATATgtaataactagtaacaaacccgtgcattcgcacgggttctggtacgggacgcgcatttgtttcagatgtaaatttttttaatagaaaaaaatgtATATTGAAAGTAATTAACATTTTGATAAGTaaattcatgttcccgttaatattcaatattttgataagtatcttcatgttctcgttaatattcaatattttaatcagtaacttcaggttcccgttaatattcaatattgtgatcaataacttcatgttcccgttaatattcaatatttgaatcagcaactttaggttcccgttaatattcaatattgtgtgatcagtaacttcatgttcccgttaatatgcaatattgtgatcagtaactttaggttcccgataatatgcaatattgtttcagtaacttcatgtttccgttaatgtTCCCTATTTTgctcagtaacttcatgttctcgttaatattcattattttgatcagtaactccatgtttcctttaatattcaatattttaattagtagcATCAGGTTCCCGTTAAAAATCAATATTATGATCAggaacttcatgtttccgttaatattcaatacaaataATAAGTAacctcatgttcccgttaatatgcaatattgtgatcagtaacttcatattcccgttaataatcactattttgatcagtaatttcatgtttcaattaatattcaatattttaatcaataacttcaggttcccgttaaaattcaatattatgatcagtaacttcatatttcaGCTACTATTCAGTACAAATAATCAATAACGATAGGCTCccgttaatatgcaatattgtgaccagtaactttaggttcccgttaatatgcaatattgtttcaataacttcatgtttccgttaatgttcactattttgatcagtaacttcatgttcccgttaatattcattattttgatcagtaactccatgttccctttaatattcaatattttaatcagtaaaatcaggttcccgttaaaaatcaatattatgatcagtaacttcatgttcccgttaatattcaatacaaataatcagtaacttcatgttcccgctaatatgcaatattatgatcagtaacttcatgttttcgttaatatttggattaatcaataataatttttttacctatatgaaaatatttggataaaaaataaaattttgaatattgataTTTTAGTCATTTAAAGAGTAAATTTATGGATTTATATTTTTctagataaattaaaaaaaatattgaatgaatttttattatttaatattttaatcaattaatttattttccccattattttgacattatttacaaaaatatttgacacAATAGTAAACTTGTTcccattattattttatattttgattagtaGCTTTATGTTCCCTTTATAATTGTTTTAATGtggtattttaaaaaatgataaattataatttggTCATATATAATCAAAAACATTAGATTCAATATTGGGATCATTAGTCACATTTTTTCcgtttcatataatttatatgatttgaaaaaataaaatttattaaaattttattaactcACTACAAATATCTAAActtgttataatttttataattaataataaaactttaagaaaataaaatagaaggaacAAATATTGAATCAATAGTGTTAGTGTGTGGATCTCTCGTTATATTTTGTaacattgatttttaatttaaaaatagatattAAGATCACACATTTACtaagaatataaaaataaaactatttaaaaaaatacaatagcaaccataaaataattttttaaataatttttttgtttgttttgataaaTTGATCTAAAATTTCCTtttataattcaattaaaatatttcttttagtttagaaaatatttataaaatttttgaatttatattttttatataaatttaaaaaaatatttaaaataaatacaaataagaAGTTTACAAaagttctatttccttttttattgAAAACAAAAATTTTGCTTAGAGAAGGGAGGAAGTAGCATTTATTTCCTCAAATTTGACGTGAATATGAAGTGAAAagcattttcttttaaaaatatgttctaatttcaaaataaataaaaaatgaaatatattatatatattataaactaataattttattttaacataataaaatataGATTGTAATTTATGGTTGGGATGTAGTTGGTTTGTTGGAAAACCAAATTTATAATTGGTAGCAAAGAGTTGTGTATgagggaagaagaaagaaaaagtagAAAAAGATTACAAGAAGTGATAGGAGAAAGAAGTGTGTAAAGAAAAAAAAGTAGTGTTGATGTGAAAGAAAAAGttgatttgaataaaaaaatagtattacTAAAAAGTAGCTTTTAGTGGTATAAAAGAAAAACTCAAGTAAATGACTTGGGAGATGATTAAACTATCCATGTGGCAAGTTTATGAGCAAGTAGGGTATTTTGGTCTTTTCCATAACatataattttcttatatgatagatttccaATGTCCAAATGAaaatttcttgtaagccaaagcTACTGAAATGCTAACATAAAATGTTACACAATTAATTTCCAGCAATGGTAGCTTACACTTTTTTTTACGTATTACTATTATGGTTCAATATTAAATGAAACATGTTGACCAACTTTATTAAGGAAAATGCTATTCATACGCTGAAATCATATATTATACCGTATATAATaatcttaatattattttaatgttttaataTATTCTTCTTTAAAACTATTTTGgttaataaaatatcaaaactttATTAATACAGTTTAAAGTTTGGTAAATATATATTCTAACATAaaacaattaatatatatatatatatatatatatatatatatatatatatatatatatatttcagacTTTGATTAATACTAtatataaagttggttaatacagtTTATAGCTTGGTTAATGAgttctcaaaaataaaaaaattaaatagtaaaataaagttggttaataaagtaTAAAAGTTGActaatacatttataatttagtgtcaaACTTGATTAATACTATGTATTTTATTGGTTAGTAAAGTAGTGAAAGTGGTTAATGAATTATTAGAAAAATAATTGGTTAATGACATATATTTTTGTAGTTAATACAATTGCGATGTTGGTTAACGACACAATCTTATAATTATGTTGTATAAATACGTTAAACAGTGTATACGATGATGTATGATTTAAATGTAAAAAGTGGTGTACAAATAGCATTTATTAAACTTGTAcattaagaataaaaaaaaatcaattaatttaattcaatCATAAAACTAAAATTTCACTTAAAGTTATTTATGAGGGTAATATGGGAATAAAAAGTAATTAGAGAGTGAAAGGAGTATAGGTATAAAAAGGGATGACGGCAAGTAAATTCTTCCAGGAGATTTGTATGGTAAGACGGCCCAATTAAGATAATGCAAAGCCCAATCTCGTGTCCTCCATAATGTATATATAGTTTCAAATTGCCCTATTTTTCAACTCTTGCTTTCTCTCGTCTTCACTTCCACATTAGGTAAGATTTTGAATCCTTTCTtgcttctttttctcttcttgttACTTTTTCTATCTctaatttatgtttttatttttttgttttagatTCACATTCAGAGGAATATACTCAATCGGTAGAGCTTCATATGGTAATTTTTACTAAGTGTGTAAATATTATAACATGCATTCTATTGCTTCAAACTATGTcgcaccgacacctctgaaaaataGAATGTTTGTGTGGGTGTTACACCGACAGAGAGACTTGTGTTTCTAACTTCTCTATAGGTGGAACTAGCATGAATTCTAGCATATATATATAGATACATGTATATACACTAACTTAGTTTGTTttctgattcttgtatgttcCCTTTGTTTGAATATCAATATATCTATCTAAAGGCAACAAAACCATCAAAGTCTGCTCGCCCAACCGTGATTGATGCGGAGCTGGAGGATAGAATTAGTTGGTTACCAGGTCATATAATAGACCAGATTCTGTCACACTTGCCCATTAGGCATGCTGTGACTACAAGTGCTTTATCAAAAATATGGAGGTACAAATGGACCACAATACCAAATCTTGTGTTTGATAGAAAATGTGTCTCTGCACCTTCCCGCCCTTCAGATATTGTTGCGAGTGAACTTTTGACAATtattgatcaagtattttcactTCATTCCGGGCCAATCAACAAGTTTGCGCTCTTCTTTCGGGATGTCATGAGTGACACTAACTTTGATAGGTGGATACTTTATTTAACAAGAAAGTCTATCAAAGAACTTGAGCTGGTGGTATGGAATGAGCAGCCCTATAAGTTACCTTGCTACTTATTTTCTTGTCAAAGTTTACATCTTTTAGAATTATATCATTGTTGGATTAATCCTCCATCTGCATTTAGAGGCTTTAGGAACTTGAAAATTCTTAAACTGGCTGGCGTTACAATAACTCAAGATGCCTTTGAAAATTTGATATCCGGATGTCCTTTGCTTGAAGATTTGAAATTAGCATTTTTTGATGGTTTCACCCAAGCTATTATTCACGCACCAAATCTcaagattttttacttaaatgGTGGCAAATTAGAGAGTGTTATCTTTGAAAACACTTTCCAACTAACTAAGGTAACTATTGTTTTAGACATGTATATGAATATTGAAAGCAATCAAAGTAGATCGGACGAATGCTCTAGCAAATTGCTCAACTTTTTCAGTCATCTACCTCACTTACAAAGCCTGGAGATCTATAGCTGTTTTATAAAGGTATAATACTTGAGCATCTAAATGTTGAATTTAACTGTGGGAGTGACTATTTTAATTTTCCGCTGTGGTCCTTTTTGAGCTCTAACCATTGCATTTTTTACACCACTCTTTTTTGTTTCAGTATTTGGCTGATGGTGTTGTGCCTGTAAAGCTTCCTAAATCTTGTATCAATCTAAGTTATCTTAGTTTATGTATAGACTTCAACAACTTGAAGGAAATTTCGGCTGTTCTTTGCTTGCTCAGAAGTTCACCTAATCTTCAAGAAATAGAATTATATGTGAGTACTCATTTAGTTCGGTTTGTTCAATGTTATGCATAGTTGTTGAACGTAAAAAATCTTTACTCAAACAATTACAATTGTTTAACCACAAATGACATTGTGTTTAACAAAAGTTAGTACAGAAATTGAAATCTTTTTTGCTTAAAGCAATTGTCTAGTCTTGACAGTTAGTTTCTAAGACTTGTACTTGTGAGTTATGATTTGCTAACATAAGTTATGAATCAATTGCAATTTAGATGGAGTTAGTTACAGTATCAGCGCGGTCGAGTCTTATAAATAAGAGACTTGTGtacttcattttattttttctgtttttATCAGTAAATAGAATGTTACTTTCATAGTTTAAATGTGCTTTATATCTCTCATGGATACAACTTTGTCTCCTTTCCGTTTGATCCATAAATTTGTAACCATTGCATGTAGGAGATGATGGAGGAGGAGGGGTCTGCCCTTTTAGCACAGGTCTCCTATTGTTGGGAAGATATCTTTATTGGACCAACCATACCCCTCGGAGCACGACGTGTGAGTATTGTAGACATCTCTGGTACCAAATCCGAATTAGATTTAATCAAATTTCTACTTCTATATTCTCCTTTGCTAGAGCAGATGTATGTGAGCCCTAGTATACATGTCAAACCAGAGTTGGGGACCGAACTAAATCGGTTCAAGAGAGCGTCAAGACAAGTTGAAGTTATTTACGATGGGGAAACAAAGTAGAGAGGAAAAATTCTAAAACATTTTGAAACACTTTCTCTTTATGATTTCTGAGTTTGATTATGTTAGTTTTCAAAAATCTAATATGAGAATTATTTTATTCCATCTTTGATAGTTGATTAGTGTTTTCTATATATTACCTGCATTAGCTAAAGGTTTTAGACTTTCCAAATTGGTTGTGATCTTGCTTGAAGCTGCAATGCTGGCTCAAATATTTAGGGTGACTTTATGCAGAAGATAAAAGAGAGCACCACATCAATGCTGTGACTTGAGAGCATCAAATACCTTTCACGATGCAATGAGCTTggaatttggaaaaaaaaaactccAGGAGACTCATAAACATGTCAATTAATTTCTATAACCtctattcaaattacaaaggtttCACTAAATTGAGACAACTAGCATATTCGTCTACTAGAATGAACGTGGGAGTAATGCAAACCGTGGTTTATGGTGTGACTTTTGCACCAGTAGGATCGAAGATCGTACTGCATCGGAAATTGCCGTCATCTCGATGCTGCATCATAAAATGGCTTCATCCCGATACCACCGGAAATTGGTTTCATCTCATGTTAAATGTGATAAGGAGAAAGAGATCAAGTTAGTTAGCCTGGGAATAACAAAATTATAACTGAACCTAACTGATTTGGAAAACATTTAGAAAAATTGTTATGAAGTTTTACACTTTGAGTCACTTGCTATATAAGTAACCTTATGCCATTGTCAGATTTCAAATTTTGTGAGTAAAGAAAGCTTGTTTATCACTATTGTAATTTCTTCTATATTGCTTTTTCTCCATGTTTAGTTTAAGTTTTAATATGATATCATCGACCTGTAATCAAGCTTCACCCTGCTGGATTGATTAATTTTCCGCTCACCAATCTCAGTTTTCTTTCATCTTCCATATAGatcctttctatttttttttttcatactcTGTCTTCATCTCAACATGTCTATTACAAGCTCTTCCAACAGTGCTAATGGATGACCTTTCTTCAAATGCTAACGAGGGTTATCATCAAACTGATACTCTAAATCCCTATTTCATGCACCTAAATGGGAATCCAATATCGGTTCTTGTTTTCCGACTACTCTCCAACAAAAATTATCATTATTGATCTCGTTCCATGACCATGGCTCTAAGGTCAAAGAATAAATTACACTTCATCAATGATGTTTTGCCTCGACTACCTGGTGAAGATCATAATTCAATCGCTTGGGATAGGTACAACACAATGATTATGCCGTGGATTAATAATTCTTATGAATCAGAAATTGCTCAAAACATTTTGTGGATGATAAGTGCAGTTCAGATGTAGAGTGAATTGAAATATCGTGTTTATCAAGGAGATATCTTTAGAATTTCAGACATTCAAAGAAATTTACACTTGAAAGCAAGGTGATTTTTCTATTTCTTCCTATTATACAAAGCTCAATAAGTAGTTACAAAAATGGAGACCAAGTTATTAGATTTCTCAATGGATTGAATAATCATTACTCAACATTTAGGTCTCAATTCATGTTGATGGACCCTCATTTAAATATTTGTAAAGTTTACTCATTAGttgttcaacaagaaagatatATTGTCATATCACTTAATGAGTCCAAAGATCTTGCTTTTCCCAATCAAAATCACAATTATCAAAAATAAGAAATTCAAGTTATTGTGGTGGAGGCACAAGAGGTGGAATATTTCGTGATGACACGCAGAGGCCTAAGAATTTGTACTCATTGTGGGATGACTAATCATAATtagatttttcttcaaaaaatatgGATTTCCTCCTCATC from Vicia villosa cultivar HV-30 ecotype Madison, WI linkage group LG4, Vvil1.0, whole genome shotgun sequence encodes the following:
- the LOC131598505 gene encoding F-box/FBD/LRR-repeat protein At1g13570-like yields the protein MTANSHSEEYTQSVELHMATKPSKSARPTVIDAELEDRISWLPGHIIDQILSHLPIRHAVTTSALSKIWRYKWTTIPNLVFDRKCVSAPSRPSDIVASELLTIIDQVFSLHSGPINKFALFFRDVMSDTNFDRWILYLTRKSIKELELVVWNEQPYKLPCYLFSCQSLHLLELYHCWINPPSAFRGFRNLKILKLAGVTITQDAFENLISGCPLLEDLKLAFFDGFTQAIIHAPNLKIFYLNGGKLESVIFENTFQLTKVTIVLDMYMNIESNQSRSDECSSKLLNFFSHLPHLQSLEIYSCFIKYLADGVVPVKLPKSCINLSYLSLCIDFNNLKEISAVLCLLRSSPNLQEIELYEMMEEEGSALLAQVSYCWEDIFIGPTIPLGARRVSIVDISGTKSELDLIKFLLLYSPLLEQMYVSPSIHVKPELGTELNRFKRASRQVEVIYDGETK